The genomic window AGCCCATTTTCTCTGCTACTGCAACAAAGTCATTAATATTTTTCATGCCCTCAAAATCGAATTGCCCTTCGATCGGCTCATGAATATTCCATGGAATATACGTCTCGACTGTATTTGCACCCAAGGCTTTCAAATTATACAAGCTATCTTCCCACTGTGCAGGCGTCATGCGAAAATAATGAATCGCACCACTAATCAACTTGGTTGGCTGACCATCCACTAAAAAATCTTCTTTTATTTCAAACGTCTTCATGCGTCTCTCTCCTCACCAATATCTCTTCCATTCCGGTTTTGCTAATCGAGTCAATGCTTCCAAATAGAAATAATCTCCCCATAAGTTTGGCTCATCGATTCCTTTGCCTTCAGCATGCGCATACACACCATGCAAAAGCAGTCCTTCGTTTTCAGGAGAATATTTTGCTGAATATAACTCGCCCAACTGATAAATCATCCCAGCGGCAATCGCTTTTGCCTCTGGATAAGCAGCCATTTTTTCAGCTTCCAACAACCCACAAGCAGCAATAGCTAAGGCTGAGCTGTCTTTATCTGATGGCTCTTCATCGTTGAAGTCAAAATCCCAATACGGAACTAAATCTGCCGGGAGCTGTTCAAGAAAGACATCTACGATTTTTTGATAAATTTTTGGAACAGATTGGGAACCTAAACAGCTTTCATTCAGTGGGATGCCTAAAACTGCCCAGCTTTGTCCTCTTGCCCAAATCGAATCGTCACTATTTCCTTGATGCGTCGCTCCATAGGTTGGTTTTCCACTTTCAGAATCAAAATAATACGTATGATACGTCGTGGCGTTTTCTCTTATTACAGTGTTTAGTACTGTTCGGTAATGGGCTTCAGCAACCTCTGCATAGGCTGAATTTCCAGAAATTTTTGCTGCTTCAAAAAGCAAAGGAAGATTGATCAATGAATCGATGATCAATCGATATTCTTTGGGGTCGCCATAGGCTCCCCACGCCTGAATGAAGCTGCCTTGCTCTTGAAAACGAGCCATTAATACATCTGCCGCCTGTATAATTTCCTGTTTACAGGTTTCATCCCCAGTAATGCGATAGCCGGCACCTGCTGAAAGACTATATAAAAAACCAATGTCATGATGATCTAAAACAAAATGATCATCTAAGCGTTGCTGAAAGCTTTGAATGTTCTCCATCGCTCTGTCTAGGAAATCCTGTCCACCAGTCCATTCATAAGCAAGCCATAACATCCCTGTCCAAAAACCATTGGTCCAATCATCATTGGCCTTAATCCGGTATTTTCCATTTGTTGCAGAGGCTGAAGGAAAATCGGTGCCGAAACGCTCCATATTTTTCTCGATTTGCTGAATACAGAAATCGATTTGAGCTGTTAACCAGCTTGTTGTTGCCTTTTCACCTAAATCAATCAATCGTCTTTTATTCTTTTCAAGAGTCATTTACCCAGCTCCTTAACTTGTTAACATATTAACTTAAACTTATTATAGCCTAAAAGAAGAAAAAAAGCGAATGTTCTTTGAAAACGATTGATTAATGTCGTTCCAGACACATTATCTTGATAGAGAGTATGTTCTAAAATACATGATTTAGCCTATAAAAAAGAGCTTGGCGTACTGCACCAAACTCTCCATTTTTTTATTTTTTAATTACAGTTTATTCTTTACCAAATACTTCAATTTGTGTCAATGCAGGGAAAGGAGATTCGTCGTCGGCCTTTATCAGCGCTTTCAATGTAATCGACTCTGTTTCCTTTTCCGGAAAGCGAACTTCTTGAAAATCAAGCGAGTTCGTCGTTGGTACCGTCAACTCTTCGCCATCAGAAAACTTCAAGGTCACTTCTGTCCAATAACTATCATGAGGATAATCAGCTCTGAAAAGCAGACGAACCCAATCTACCTTGACCTTCCGCCCAAAGTCAATTGTTAAAGCAGCGTCCTTCTGCTGGTTGATTCCCCATGAAGCAAAAGGATACGAGCCGTGTGAAAGATGTCCGAATTTTCCATCGATTGCATTCTTCGCAAAAAATACTGCCTCTCCTCTTGTCTCCACATTGGCATGCGCATGCGGAAAGACACCGGAGGCTTCTTTTTGATCATGCGAGTTAGCAGAGAGGTTTTGGTACCCAGCCACTTCAAACTCATGAGCCTTTCGAACCATCAGGTGGTGTCTTTGAGATTTAAACGCCGTATCTACTGAAGCGGTTCCTTCTTCTTTTGTTGTAGGAATCTGATACTCCCATGTTTTTTGCGGAAAATAGATCAAGGCAGGTGCCAATGTTTCATCTAACTGCACAACAAAATAACGATCAGATTCCTCCGTTGTTACAACAATCTTGTCTCCCGCTTCATAGCTGTAATCCTTGATTGCCAAAACAGCCATTTCATCTCCCTTTGCCATAAACGCCTCATGGGCTTTTTCATGATCGATCCTTCCTGTAATTGGTTCATTTTGCTTGTTTTTCAATTCTATTTTTATCATTTATACGCTTCCTTTCTTTATCAACTGTTCCACCCACCAAAGAAATCAAGCGATGGGTGCCAGCAGGTAGTGCCTTTTTTAGACAGGGTAAACTTGTTCTTTGGAAAAATAGAGAGGTATTGACCTCCGGACGAATAATTGCAGCTTCATCATAACCTTCGATGCCAATAATCTGTGAGGTCAGTCCATCTTCGCTAATAAAAGCTGTGTTCCCTTGAACAACTCCTTGGAAGTCTTGCCCGGTAATACCAAGACTAAATCCGCCCTCTCTCAGCTCCAAGGCATGCAAGGTATCAATTTCGTGTACCCGTACATGCCACTCGCCAAATGGATAAATCTCTGTAGATATTTTTACGCCAGAAAACGGAGACCACTCATGTGTGATTCTATTTTCGGAAAACTCAAACGTAGTTGTCTCTCTTTTCGTACGAAAATAACGGCCATCAATCGAAACAGCCAGCGTATTATCAAACGCCCCTTCCTCGTACGAAACCCCTGCTTTCGGAACACTGAACCCAAACTTGGTTGAATACACAAATTTACTATATTTTGCTTCCGCATGTGCTTGCCCCTCAACCAACATACCGACCGGATAGCCAAGTACATGGTGACTTTCTTTGGCATGGCAAAAGACCATCTGTCCATTCTTTATTAATTTTTCGGGCATTCTTTTTACCGCTAAAGGTTTCGCTTGCCAAAACGGATGCTTGTCTGGTACTGCCAGCAGTAAGAATGTCTTTAGCGCCCAATAAGGGGAACCAGACGCATTGTAGCCCTCAGCCATCACCAGATTCTCATAATGGTAACCGATTGAAAGACGACCATCAAAAGTAAAAATGGGGTGAGTCACCCAATTACTCAAATGGCTCGAGAGAATTGTTTTTATCTCGCCCCAAGGACGCGCTTCGACATCCGCAAATACCAAAGCTGAGAAAAATGCTCCTTGAGCAAAACGATAGGTTAGGCTTCGACCATATGGAAGAGCCTCACCCGCTTCATCAAAATAGTAAATGAAATCCTGCGCAAAGCGTTTTGCCCGCTCCACAAATCGTTGAGACCAAGTAGGATCTTCTTCTTTCATGTAGACAGAATAAATCAAGCCATAATAATGAAAAGCAAAAGGAACATAATAATCTCTCTGGGTTGTTTTTCCATCCACATACCAACCTTCCCCCACATACATGGAATCAATCAGCTGCAGCTCTTGCTCCAATGCTTTGCGATCCAAGGGGGCACCGCAGTGAAACAACGCAACACGAATCAACACTTTGAAAAAGGTCCAATTATTTTTAGGTATTTTCCGCTCCAACGCTTGCTTCATCCACGAAGCAAGGTTTTGTTGCTGATGATGAGAAAGCTTCTCCCAGACATATTCTCTATGCAATAATAGCGTTAACGACAATGCTGCCATTTCCACGATATACTGATCATAATTTTCAACAGTTCCCCAGTATTGCTCGTTCATCGGATCGGTTCCAATCGAAAGCTTCTGCAGGTATGCCTCTCTTAACGCATCATCCTCTCTATATGTCCAGTAAGGGGCAATCCCCCACAACGGCCTGATAAGCGCTTCCATATCTGAGCGCTTCTGATCATAGACTGCACCACTACTCCCGAGGTGAACTCCCGGTGCTTCTGCTGTAATCATCTCATTTCTTAATGGACGAAGCAAGCATTCCAATGCTTCTGCATAATCTTTTCTTGTTAAAAATCGATTCTCATGAATAGACATCTCTTGTCCTCCTTCATTTACAGAAAAGAATAACAAGAGTGCATTTGGTTTTCAAGAGATTTTTTCTAATCAAATGAAAATCAGCTGTGTAAATTTTAATAAACAAAAAACAAGTTACCCTCTATTTTTCTTAGAAGAGTAAGGAAAACAAGAGGGATAGACAGATTAAAAAATAGAATCCTTTTAATACTTAATATAAATTACATGAAAATTAAAGGAGAATCCTATCGCATAGGTCAAAAACTTTTTTATTATCTTTCTTTAACTACTTCTTTCCCTCAAACAATTTGCTTAGCTAAATTTGACTTAAATCTGATTATACAATAAGCGACTTTCGATAATATTGAACTGTTCTGTCAGACTGTCGCCTTTGCTTCCAGCCAGTACTAATAAGTATTCTTCCCCATTTATATCTGCCAAGCTCGCCAAACATAAGCCGGCAGCGACTGTATACCCTGTTTTCCCACCAAGGATACGTCCATTTCTTAGGTCTAGCGACTCATCTCGACTGATGATCGTACTTGTAAAACTCAGACCCTCTACATGTAGATTTGTTCCTTGTGTTTGATAAGATAACGTAGTGAAAAGTTGATAAAAAAACTCATTTCGCAGTGCGTACTCTAGCAAGAGCATGATATCTCCAACACTTGAATAATGTGCTTGCTCATCCATTCCAGTAGCGTTAGAAAAGTGTGTATTCGTCATACCTAAAGCTGTTGCCACTTCGTTCATCCCCTGTACAAAAGCTTCTTCACTGCCACTAAGTGCTTGTACAGCAGTCAATGCGGCATCCGCTCCTGAAGGAAGCATAATCCCATAAAGCAGCTCACGATAACTGAGGACTTCTCCTTGAAGCAATCCCGCTGTAGCTAATCCTTGCTCCTCAATCTCCTGAAAAATGGCCATCGGCACTTCGACTAGTTGATCCAGATTCTCCACATGCTCGATTATATAGAGAGCAGTCATGATTTTTGTCATAGAAGCCACAGCTATCTTTTCATCTTGCTTTTTACTTTTCACTACCTGCCCTTCTCTTTTTTTCAGCACATAATTTTTTCCTGAAATCGGTTCGCCTTGTTCCTGTACAAACGGCAATGCGCTGCTGTCTGCCAAACCGCGGAACAAAAAGAAATTGACCACGATCAACAGACCAATCAACGCGAAAAGAATGGTTATATTTTTTCTAAATTTACTTTTTTTCATCATTAAACCTCCCTGCACATTTATTTAATCATGTACAGGAAGGCGATGTTTTAATATTCACTTAGCGATGCCTTAAGAAATCTTAAGGAGTATAGATTGGAGGAAGTCGTTTTTTATATAAAACGTCACATTTTGTGCTTTCACTGGATTAAGTGCCTGTCTCTCAGCTATAATCAATCCTTTTATCCGATAAATACATTCTTCTTTCTTAATGAGCGCCAGCAAAGTACACTAATCAAAAGAAAGAGGATACTAATTGAAATAACTGAAATCGCTGGATTATTTATCAAAACCGCACTTCCTAGAGCAAACGTAATAGAAACGAAACCGATGAGCATCGTTACGAGCACAGGTAAACCTTGCTTAATGACCTGCTGTTCATTCAGCCAAGAGAAATTCGGGTACAATTGATTGAGCTTCAAACTTACAGTTAGAATAAACACGCAAAAACAGGTTGGTAGTAATACGAGTAAAAATGCGGAAAGCAAGGACTGTTCAAAAGTAAAAATCAACGCAACGCAACCAATCCAAAGTGGTGGTAAAAAAAGTAAAAAGCTTAGAATGAGCTTCGCACCATATATTTTTACAGTTGAAATCGGCAAGCTGGCATACAACCAACGATTTTTTCCTTCCATACTGATCGCCGCACTTGTTGGTGTAGCGATACCTAAAAAGAAACAGGCAGCATAAGGTAACCAAGGAATTGCTTGAGTAATTGTAAAACCAGCTGGAAGTGCTGCTGTCATCTGATCCAATACAAAAGGAAGACTCAAGGCTGCCACCAGAAACATGATGACCCCAAGGATTGTATTCGTAACATACAGCGCGCTTGAAAAGTATAGTCGAGCTTCCCGGCTAAGCAAGCTGAAAAAGACCCTTCGCTGCTTAAATTTTTCGATTGCAAACACACTTTTCTTCGTACGTAACGTTAATTTTGTATTAATCTGTAAATAATAATGTGTAAGCACAAGCCAAAATGCTAGAGCACTTACGGTAGATAGCGCAATATAGGCTAAAAGAAATAATGGTTGCCCCGCAAACCCATTTCGAATCAGTACAAGCAATGGATATCCTTGTTCCAGATGATTCAAGCTTTGCTTAAGCAATTGGCTCATTTCATTATTTGTATAATTAGTCAATGACAGCGACCCCAACATAAGCCCGATCACAAGCCCTATGCTCAACAAAACAACTATTAGCTGTTGATATCTGAAGTTTGCAGCAATCAATGAAATCACTGTCGTTAACAAAATACCCAGTATCAACGGGAGCAGCGGAATAAATGGCACAAGAAAAATTGCACCCAACACGGCCCAATAATTTTGGATATGCCAACAATACAGTAACATCGCCGGAATATTCGCCAAAAAACTAAACAGCAAGTTTAACAGATAAAGACCGAATATTTTACTGGTTATAATGACTTTTATAGAAATTGGCAAAGACATCAAAACATCAAAATCACGATAACCAAAAAGATGATTACTGCCTTTCATAAAGGTCAAAACAAGACAGATGACAGAGGATAAAAAGACCATCACAGTTGGGATATAACTTGCCAAATCCAGCTGAATCAACATAAAGGCAATACCCAACAAATAACTAAGAGCTAGCAGGACTAATAGAACAGCGCCTATCCACACACCAAGCTGCTTCTTTTTACTTTGATGGCGTAATTTGTTAAGTCCATACCCTCTCAATTGGAGCTGCACAAGGGCTTTAAACTCATTCACCTCCAACCACCTCCAAGAATACTTCTTCAAGGCTGCGATCGCCACGAACCTCTTTCGTTGTCCCGCATTTCTTCAATTGCCCATGATCGATCAGGGCAATTTTATTACACAGATTTTCAGCCACCTCAAGGACATGCGTTGAGAAGAAGACCGCACCACCGGCTTCACAAAGCTCATGAAGCATTTGCTTCACATGATACGTCGCCTCCGGATCTAAGCCAACGAAAGGCTCATCCATGATCAACAGCTTTGGCTGATGGACGAAAGCCCCAATAAGTGCCAGTTTTTGCTTCATCCCATGAGAGTAGGTACTGATCAAATTACCTAGCTGATCTGTTAATGAGAGCCGTTGAGAAAAACTCTGGATTCGCTTTTGTCGTAATTCTGTCGACACACCAAAAATATCAGCAATAAAATTGATGTATTGGTAACCCGTCAAATAATCGTATAAATCTGGATTGTCCGGTAAGTAAGCCATCTGCTTTTTACATTCCAGCGGTTCTTTTACTATGTCATGTCCGTCAATCAGGATTTCTCCTTGATCAAAATGAAGCGCGCCTACAACGGATTTCAGCGTTGTGGTTTTCCCCGCACCATTGTGTCCGATAAAGCCAAATATATCTCCCGCCTCAACAGATAAGCTAATCCCATCAACAGCGACGAAACCGCCGGAATAAATTTTAGTTACTTCTTTAATTGATAAAATAGTCATAACAACAACCCCTTTGATAAACAATTTCGATACTAAATCTCTTGTCTCTATTATAGAAATTATTTTTAACAGAAGCAAAGGAGTTGCAGGAAACTAACAAGAATAAAAGTTTCCTGTTGCGATACCTTGGAAGGCGAAAATAGTTTATCAAGTAGAAAAAACTGAGGCTATTCACGCATTTTCTTCTTTTAATCGCAGGAGTTGATCGTGGATTTTTTTGAATGTTTCTTCTTCTTGAAACACTAAAAACTGGGGATTACCTAAAACATAATCAATTAAATCGATTGGAACTAAGGTAGACTCTCTCGGCAGTTGATTGCCTGTTTCCAAGACATCAAACCATTGATCTATCTGATCAAAATAATGATCGCCATGAAGCGTCAAAGGAAATTGCGTTTGTGTCAATACATCGGTAAAGTCTTCGAGCAGCCTCAATGCCTGCTTATCCCTCATTTGAGCTAAACCAAAGGCAGCCGACAACTGAAAATTCATCAACAAAACCGGATTCAGCTGTTTCAAATCAAAGGCTTCTGCAAATAGTTTCCCTCTGCGAATCGTCTCCTTAAATTTTTCCGGTGCCTCAAGCAACAATTGAAGATAGTTAGTAAGCAGACTCATTATCACACCCAAATATTGGAATAGAGCACTTTGAAGGATTTCGACTGCTCGCTGATTTTCCCCTTTTATCTGAAAAGCCCCCGCAATCAAACTTTCTACCGGAAAACTAACTGGAACAGATTCGCCTAAAATAGCGAGCACTTGATCTGCCTGTTGCATAGTTAATAAGGTATATGCCTCAAGCTTTGTTGCTTGAATAATTAGTTCCGGCTCCTTTGACTGTGTTCGAACATGAACAAACCACTCGCGTGCTTCCACCACATACAGTTGTTCCTTTTCTTCCTTACTCTCACCTGGCAACTGATCAAAATGATTCAACAACAACTGTCCCATTTGTAAGACGAATGAATGGCAAGAATAGTAACGATGAACAAAGCTTCTGATAGAAGTTAAGACCTCTTCAGCCGGCTTTGATTCAAAGGAATTTTTTAATGAAGTATAAATATGTTGGATTTCTTTATTTGTCAATTGAGGCTCGTAATTCAACAGGGAATCAATGCTTACGTCAAAATAGGCAGCCAACAATGGCAGTAAAGTAATATCTGGATAAGTCAAGCCGGTCTCCCATTTTGACACAGCTGCTTTAGAAACACCGACAAATTCTGCCAGCTCTTGTTGTGTGATTTTTTTCTCTTTTCTTTTCTCAGAAATAACCGAACCAAGATTCATTTTCATCCTCGCACATCCTTTCAGTTTACTATTTTACGTTTTTTTTTATTTAGCTTCAATAGCAGCATATCTCTTAAAGCGATTCATAATCAACCAAAAGAATACCTTTATACATTGATTTTCTAAAACCATCATTTCCTATTTCTTACTATATTTAACATTTGAAAAACAGTGTAAAAACTAAATAAAAGAGAAAGAATCATTTCATATTCACTAGAAAGAAACAAACATAATGTAATGATTGTTTTCAGATACAGATTATATACAGACAACATATAGTTATCTAAATGTAAGAAAAACTTGATTTAAATGACCTTTTCGCCTATAATTACCCTTTATAGAAAAAAATCACTAAATAGAAAGAGGAGATTTAAATGAAAAAAGTAACATTAGTAAGTGCATTGGCATTGACATTATTGGGGGCAAGTGTCATTGGCATAGCAGGCGATTCGGCTTATGCACAAACACAAGAAATCAGCCAAAGTACTACAACAGCAGTTCAGAACGAGAAAGCAAAGTTAGATGAGTTAGAAGAGAAAGTAGCTGGTACGGCATTTGAAGAAGCTTTCAATCAATTGGTTCCAGTGTTGAATACTCTTGAAAAAGATCTGACTGCATCATCAAGCAATGCTCGTTTCAATCCTGTAACTATCTATGATCTTGATAGCATCGGTGTACGTTTACAGCTAATCACTGAAATCAGTAATGCCATTGCATTCTCTGTGGAACAGCTAGATAATAAAGTAGAGCAAGCTCATCGCGAATTAGGCGTAGAAATTACTAAGGCTGTTATTGCAGTTGCCGATCCTTTTGCCTCTGTATCAAAACTTGAACAGCAAATTATTTCTCTAAAACAATTGATGGAGAAGGTACTTACTTATCCTGATTTGGATTTAGACGCGAAAGCAACACATGTTGTCAAACAAAAACTAGATGCTGCTATCTGGGCAACTCGTTTTGAACGTGACAAAAAAGTGTTGGGAAAAGTTCCCTTTGCCGTTTACAATGATTTAAACAAGGTAATCACAAAAGCAGTTGGTGTTCAGCTTAGTTTGAAATCAACAGTCAGAGATGTAAATACTGCAATTGCTAATCTCGAAAAAGCTTTAGCTACTGCTATAAGCTACACAACAACAAAATAGTTTTTACTATACAAAGAGCAGCACAGATTCGACCTGTGCTGCTTTTTTGTAATAAATCACTAAGAGAAGCAACAATAATTTTTACTCTTCTTTTCCCTTACCTAGTTATCACTCATCATATGCGTTGAAACTCTTCAAATCCTCGATTTGTCGCTGGTACGCTTCTTTTCCATCGGGTAACAAGTTCAGCAGCTGTTCTAATGCGGCTAACGTTCTTTGCTTAAGAAGAGAACTGATCCCTCCTGTGATTTTTATCAAACCAAATCCGACTGCTATTGTTATTTGGCTTGATTCAAAAATATCTACTTCATTTTCAGAAATAAATGATGCGTCAGTCACTGTTTTCAAAGGGTCCATATAATCAAGTCCCCATGATTTTGAGATAAACATAGGAAGACTGTCAAAATCTTCCAGCTCATCATCCTCAATCAATTTTCTTTCTAACATATATAAGGTATCATTTCCTGTATCATTCCCAAACGGCGCATAGTCATCGGTGCTATCATAATACAAGTCATTGATAAAGTGATTGACAAAGAATGGATGTGACGTTTCTTTTGCCACACCTTCGTCTTCCCTATCATCAAAATAATAGATGATTTCAGCTGTCACGTCTCGCCAGCCCTCTCTGTCAGGGAGTATGCCTGAAAAATAATCTAAGAATAGCTTTTGGCATACTTCTATGTCGTCTGTCTCTTTGCGGAACTGCTGAAGTGTTCCTCCTCGATCAAACTGAATCTCAACAATATACACACCTTCACCACGTGCCAGTTGAATAAAGGGGCTGTCTTCGAGCATCGGTGTTGCTTCCAGTATCAATATGTGAAATTTTCCTGCATCTAATCCTTCAAAGGCTGTTGCGATCGTTTCAGGGGTTACAGGCTCGATCAATTCATGCTCGTTAAATAGCTCAAAGCTTCTCTTTTCTTTCATAAGTGTGCTCCTGACTTTTCGTTTTAGGATTGATTATATTTTATCTCTTACGAAACAATCAACCTCTTCTAGTATCATAACAAAGAAAGAATCCTCAAGCTAGATTCTCTTTCGAAGATGTAGCACTGTACCTTCTATTGCCTTCATAAAACCTAATAAAAAGGCTGTGCAAGGTTCTTTTATCCCCCTGTTCAGCCAGTCGTTTTCTATAATTATCTTTACTGTAAAAACACCTTTTTTCGGTCTGCTTCTATAAATTGGATCATTTGAATAATGATCATGATCGTCACCGCTGACAAAACAGCACTGACTACTGGCAAATCGTTGATTGGAGAATTCCAGATAAAATGCATACTTATCGGAGAAACAAGCCACAATCCTTTCGTCCTCTTATGAATTGTTTGATTTTTGGAAAGTACACAGAATATTGCTACTGTAAATATACAAGTCAAGGACCAATGAGAGCTGATACTACCTGAAATACGATCGATAGTTGTTGGTACAATCTTTTGAAATGAATCCAATGCTGCCTCAATAATATACGATATATCTTCGATGATCTGAAAGCCCAAGCCAACACTGACTCCAACTACAAAAGCTGATTGAATATTTCTTTGATTTAGCAAATATAGAATAATAAGTGCACAGCACAGCTTGATCGTTTCTTCAACAAAAGGCGCAGTCAAAGCTGCAGACCAGTCTTCCAATGCCTTGGAGTTACCGAATATCCGTTTGATTCCCTCCAGCAAGTAATCATTGCCATAGCCTGCCAGCCAACCAGTAGCATATGCGCCACTGACGATCGATAATGAGATGATATATTTGGGTACCTTCCATCGTCCTGCGACTATTACCAACAGAGAACAGATTGGAATAATGTAAACTGCCAGTAACGCGAGGCTACTTAGAAACTCTAAATATTTCCCTGTAGATAGCTCTAATCCGGATAAGCTGCTAAGCTCATACTCTACTCCAATTGCTATGGATAATAAAATGAAAAATAATAGACTATTTCTTTTCATATTCTATTCCCCCTCTTCATGTCCAACAGTCAAAAGTAAGTAGGCCATTGATTCTTTTCCATATTCAACTATAGCATGATTTGCTTTATGAGAAAAATAATATCCTACTTGATCAAAAAAACGCTTGGAGCTTTCATTGTTGTGCGAAAGCTTCAAGCGTCTCATGCTATTTTTTCTGAATATTTTTTAGCCTAAGCTAGATTCTTTCCATTTGACTCAATAACTTGCTTGTACCAGTCAAACGATTTTTTCTTATAACGATTCATCGTTCCTTCACCTTTATCATCTAAATCGACGTAGATAAAGCCGTAGCGTTTGCTCATCTCACCAGTAGAAGCACTAACTAGATCGATACAGCCCCAAGGTGTGTAGCCCATTAGGTCCACACCATCTTCAATGGCTTTTTCCATCGCCTGAATATGCTGGCGCAAGTAATCGATGCGGTAATCATCCGCCACATAGAAATTTTCGTCAACCTTATCAATGGCTCCCAAGCCGTTTTCAACGATAAACAACGGTTTTTGGTAGCGATCATACAACTCATCTAAAGCAATCCGCAAACCTTCCGGATCGATCTGCCAGCCCCATTCACTCGCTTCAAGGAATGGATTGCGTACACCACCAAGTAAATTGCCGCCTACCTCTTCACTTTGTTCCGTAATTGTCACTGCTGTTGACATATAGTAACTAAAGCCAATATAATCAACTGGATATTTTTTTAACAGCTCCAAATCACCATCAAGGATTTCCAGCTTGTCAGCATCCACACCATATTTATTGAAAATGCGGCTAGTGTAGGCTGGGTACTCTCCTCGAACCTGTACGTCTGTACAGAAAAAATTGAACTCTTGATTTTGCTCCAAAGTAGCCATCTGATTAACAGGATTCGCATCCAAGCTATATGTTGTAGCATAGATAATCATACAGCCAATCTGCAAGTCAGAGTCAAGCTCATGACCGATCTTAACTGCCAGACTACTCGCGACAAATTGATTGTGCCATGCTTGGAACAGATTTTGTTTGTCTCCGGCACCCGTTTGCTTGATCAGCCCTTGGCTCAATACAGGCATATGGAAAGCAGAATTGATTTCATTAAAAGTCATCCAGTATTTTACTTTTTGGTGGAAACGTGTCAGTACGACCTTTGCATAACGCTCAAAAAATGCAATCAGCTGACGATTTTTCCACCCACCATATGCTACTGCCAAGTTCAGAGGAAGTTCATAATGAGAAATCGTAATGACAGGCTCGATATTATACTTCAAGCACTCATCGATCATCTCCTCATAAAAAGCTAAGCCCGCTTCATTTGGTTCTAATTCATCCCCTTGTGGAAAGATACGTGCCCAAGCAATAGAAAAACGGTAACACTTAAAGCCCATTTCCGCAAATAGCTTGATATCTTCCTTAAAGCGATAATAATGATCGATCCCACGATGATTGGGGTAAACATACTTGTCTTCATCGATCGACCAGTCAAACGCCTCACTGCTCAACACAGCTAGACGTTCTTTTCCGCCCGGCATTGCATCTGCTACGGAAAGACCTTTACCTGCTTCACGATAGCCACCTTCCAATTGATTGGCGGCAGTTGCTCCGCCCCATAAAAAGCCTTCAGGAAAACCAGTGATTTTTTTCATGCGTCATTTCCTCCACTTCTGTTATTTGACTACTACTAGAAAA from Enterococcus sp. 9E7_DIV0242 includes these protein-coding regions:
- a CDS encoding glycoside hydrolase family 88 protein, which produces MTLEKNKRRLIDLGEKATTSWLTAQIDFCIQQIEKNMERFGTDFPSASATNGKYRIKANDDWTNGFWTGMLWLAYEWTGGQDFLDRAMENIQSFQQRLDDHFVLDHHDIGFLYSLSAGAGYRITGDETCKQEIIQAADVLMARFQEQGSFIQAWGAYGDPKEYRLIIDSLINLPLLFEAAKISGNSAYAEVAEAHYRTVLNTVIRENATTYHTYYFDSESGKPTYGATHQGNSDDSIWARGQSWAVLGIPLNESCLGSQSVPKIYQKIVDVFLEQLPADLVPYWDFDFNDEEPSDKDSSALAIAACGLLEAEKMAAYPEAKAIAAGMIYQLGELYSAKYSPENEGLLLHGVYAHAEGKGIDEPNLWGDYFYLEALTRLAKPEWKRYW
- a CDS encoding DUF2264 domain-containing protein, which encodes MSIHENRFLTRKDYAEALECLLRPLRNEMITAEAPGVHLGSSGAVYDQKRSDMEALIRPLWGIAPYWTYREDDALREAYLQKLSIGTDPMNEQYWGTVENYDQYIVEMAALSLTLLLHREYVWEKLSHHQQQNLASWMKQALERKIPKNNWTFFKVLIRVALFHCGAPLDRKALEQELQLIDSMYVGEGWYVDGKTTQRDYYVPFAFHYYGLIYSVYMKEEDPTWSQRFVERAKRFAQDFIYYFDEAGEALPYGRSLTYRFAQGAFFSALVFADVEARPWGEIKTILSSHLSNWVTHPIFTFDGRLSIGYHYENLVMAEGYNASGSPYWALKTFLLLAVPDKHPFWQAKPLAVKRMPEKLIKNGQMVFCHAKESHHVLGYPVGMLVEGQAHAEAKYSKFVYSTKFGFSVPKAGVSYEEGAFDNTLAVSIDGRYFRTKRETTTFEFSENRITHEWSPFSGVKISTEIYPFGEWHVRVHEIDTLHALELREGGFSLGITGQDFQGVVQGNTAFISEDGLTSQIIGIEGYDEAAIIRPEVNTSLFFQRTSLPCLKKALPAGTHRLISLVGGTVDKERKRINDKNRIEKQAK
- a CDS encoding D-alanyl-D-alanine carboxypeptidase family protein: MKKSKFRKNITILFALIGLLIVVNFFLFRGLADSSALPFVQEQGEPISGKNYVLKKREGQVVKSKKQDEKIAVASMTKIMTALYIIEHVENLDQLVEVPMAIFQEIEEQGLATAGLLQGEVLSYRELLYGIMLPSGADAALTAVQALSGSEEAFVQGMNEVATALGMTNTHFSNATGMDEQAHYSSVGDIMLLLEYALRNEFFYQLFTTLSYQTQGTNLHVEGLSFTSTIISRDESLDLRNGRILGGKTGYTVAAGLCLASLADINGEEYLLVLAGSKGDSLTEQFNIIESRLLYNQI
- a CDS encoding ABC transporter ATP-binding protein, which codes for MLSIKEVTKIYSGGFVAVDGISLSVEAGDIFGFIGHNGAGKTTTLKSVVGALHFDQGEILIDGHDIVKEPLECKKQMAYLPDNPDLYDYLTGYQYINFIADIFGVSTELRQKRIQSFSQRLSLTDQLGNLISTYSHGMKQKLALIGAFVHQPKLLIMDEPFVGLDPEATYHVKQMLHELCEAGGAVFFSTHVLEVAENLCNKIALIDHGQLKKCGTTKEVRGDRSLEEVFLEVVGGE
- a CDS encoding helix-turn-helix transcriptional regulator; amino-acid sequence: MKMNLGSVISEKRKEKKITQQELAEFVGVSKAAVSKWETGLTYPDITLLPLLAAYFDVSIDSLLNYEPQLTNKEIQHIYTSLKNSFESKPAEEVLTSIRSFVHRYYSCHSFVLQMGQLLLNHFDQLPGESKEEKEQLYVVEAREWFVHVRTQSKEPELIIQATKLEAYTLLTMQQADQVLAILGESVPVSFPVESLIAGAFQIKGENQRAVEILQSALFQYLGVIMSLLTNYLQLLLEAPEKFKETIRRGKLFAEAFDLKQLNPVLLMNFQLSAAFGLAQMRDKQALRLLEDFTDVLTQTQFPLTLHGDHYFDQIDQWFDVLETGNQLPRESTLVPIDLIDYVLGNPQFLVFQEEETFKKIHDQLLRLKEENA